One stretch of Nicotiana tabacum cultivar K326 chromosome 18, ASM71507v2, whole genome shotgun sequence DNA includes these proteins:
- the LOC142172677 gene encoding uncharacterized protein LOC142172677 has product MSNLSKLEFVALDITRKNYLSWVLDAAIHLAAKALENTIIQGNETSSQDKAKAIIFLHYHLDEGLKTEYLTLKDPFELWSSLKERYDHLKAAILPRARYEWIHLWLQDFKTVSEYNSAIFWITSQLKLCGKIVNDEDLLEKTLSTFHASNMVLQQQYRKKGLKKYSELISCLLVAEQHNTL; this is encoded by the coding sequence ATGTCAAACTTGTCAAAACTTGAATTCGTGGCACTAGACATTACCAGAAAGAATTACTTATCATGGGTCCTTGATGCTGCAATTCACCTTGCTGCAAAAGCTCTtgaaaatactattatacaaggaaatgaaacaTCAAGCCAGGATAAAGCAAAGGCTATAATTTTTCTTCATTATCATCTTGATGAAGGATTAAAAACTGAATACTTAACCCTAAAGGATCCATTTGAACTATGGAGCAGTTTGAAAGAACGATATGACCATCTTAAGGCAGCAATATTACCAAGAGCTAGATATGAATGGATTCACTTGTGGTTACAAGATTTTAAAACTGtaagtgaatataattctgcTATATTCTGGATAACTTCCCAACTTAAATTATGTGGGAAAATTGTGAATGATGAGGATTTACTAGAAAAGACTCTTTCTACCTTTCATGCATCAAATATGGTATTGCAACAACAATACCGCAAAAAGGGTTTAAAGAAATATTCTGAATTAATCTCATGCCTCCTGGTGGCTGAGCAACATAACACcctttaa